In Mytilus galloprovincialis chromosome 1, xbMytGall1.hap1.1, whole genome shotgun sequence, the following are encoded in one genomic region:
- the LOC143062942 gene encoding orexin receptor type 2-like — translation MSWSQVNSSEISSTNSPTNITNSEELLQILNDKLALRYLPVIIYMFLLIFTGLFGNVLVIIVYVRKKMKSSLHYFIINLAVLDLLTVVIGMPTEIADLRYSVMFYAPAACKALRTVESLSTMGSIVTLMAVAIDRYNRICKYGKQMTTEKAKRICIVAILIGIVTCWPAAIVFGKKTKDVGIPGISGVDCSTDDSMKGTKYPLVYYGLLFLYFVVCVVFFTIIYTKIVLFIRKQKKKGNISANLYRKKTKEPTSLSVETSFSDIEKDQTNRKNKQKHKHPADCVQKLEEKNSTHKIQASKTTLMLGIVTVVFVLSFLPFLTVMVIRNIVKNFEDILFESAEVFYKFCLKSYFINNSVNPIIYSFMNIQFRKDVRKLFSKQTR, via the coding sequence ATGTCATGGTCGCAGGTAAATAGTAGTGAAATAAGCAGTACCAATTCTCCTACAAACATTACAAATTCAGAAGAACTGTTACAGATATTGAACGACAAGCTTGCCTTACGATATCTACCGGTTATCATCTACATGTTCTTACTGATTTTTACTGGATTATTTGGGAATGTTCTCGTTATAATTGTTTATGTTCGAAAGAAAATGAAATCGTCACTCCATTACTTTATAATTAACTTAGCAGTGCTCGATCTTTTGACGGTGGTTATCGGAATGCCGACGGAGATTGCCGATCTTCGGTATTCGGTTATGTTTTACGCACCAGCCGCTTGCAAGGCACTACGAACAGTAGAATCGTTGTCAACAATGGGTTCAATAGTTACGTTAATGGCAGTCGCTATAGATAGATATAATCGGATATGTAAATATGGTAAACAAATGACAACAGAAAAGGCAAAACGAATATGCATTGTAGCTATTCTAATAGGAATTGTGACATGTTGGCCGGCAGCCATTGTTTTTGGAAAGAAAACTAAAGATGTTGGCATTCCTGGTATTTCTGGGGTGGATTGTTCTACAGACGATTCCATGAAGGGTACAAAGTATCCTCTTGTTTACTATGGATTATTGTTTCTTTATTTCGTTGTCTGTGTTGtattttttacaataatataCACTAAAATCGTTTTATTTATTAGAAAGCAAAAGAAGAAAGGAAATATATCAGCTAATCTCTACCGAAAGAAAACAAAGGAACCAACGTCTCTCTCAGTAGAAACTTCTTTCTCGGATATCGAAAAGGACCAAACtaatagaaaaaacaaacaaaaacataaacatcCAGCAGACTGTGTTCAAAAGCTAGAAGAGAAGAATTCTACACACAAAATTCAGGCATCTAAAACTACTTTGATGCTAGGGATAGTTACCGTGGTATTTGTTCTCAGCTTTCTTCCATTTCTTACAGTAATGGTAATTAGAAACATAGTTAAAAATTTCGAGGATATATTATTTGAATCTGCAGAAGTGTTCTACAAATTCTGTTTAAAATCCTATTTTATCAATAACTCTGTAAATCCGATCATTTATAGTTTTATGAATATTCAGTTTAGAAAAGACGTCAGAAAACTTTTTTCTAAACAAACTCGATAA
- the LOC143062948 gene encoding uncharacterized protein LOC143062948 isoform X1 has protein sequence MVKSSVKVSSAISASIMAEKNKRGANWTTDEELALIDHANQREDALFGKMKGCGDVKIATIRQNGWKEICDILNARFTVRKRTAEEVKKKYYNLKQRSREKYDLQKRPKTGGGPVAKTTQAEELLISHMIEEKRTQLTGFAEGVDTDTIVSQPECSGSWISRQKEALDAYKELSDRNLVTTAKKMAVKIENFLDTHTVVTPVPRANDIHIIDSLKGISQNEVEQDESENDLLVNYLCHTYSCLRNLKTPDLPSLINDLVIFIKENTYKESTQNEELDGQTEADKEPTCIVVNSVEEQEQNGERTSAPSSNPKGKGKGNIKRGRRSLAELEEENLILDNERLREETKRIKLEQENLKLAKEVFILKKQTLICKLQSEFPDCVQILNEP, from the exons ATGGTAAAGTCGTCTGTCAAGGTAAGTTCTGCTATCAGTGCATCTATAATGGCAGAAAAAAACAAGAGAGGGGCAAACTGGACCACTGATGAGGAGCTAGCCCTGATAGATCATGCAAATCAAAGGGAGGATGCCCTTTTCGGGAAGATGAAAGGTTGTGGGGATGTTAAAATCGCTACGATACGGCAAAATGGTTGGAAAGAAATATGTGACATATTAAATGC AAGATTTACAGTTCGTAAAAGAACAgctgaagaagtaaaaaaaaaatattacaacttAAAACAGAGAA gTAGAGAAAAATATGACCTACAAAAGAGACCAAAAACAGGAGGAGGTCCTGTTGCCAAAACCACTCAGGCAGAGGAACTCCTCATCAGTCACATGATTGAAGAGAAGCGTACACAGCTGACTGGGTTTGCAGAAGGTGTAGACACTGACA CAATTGTATCACAACCTGAATGTTCTGGATCTTGGATTTCAAGACAGAAGGAGGCTCTTGATGCCTACAAAGAACtatcag ACAGAAATTTGGTGACAACAGCCAAGAAAATGGCagtaaaaatagaaaattttttAGACACTCATACAGTTGTAACACCAGTCCCAAGAGCTAATGACATTCACATTATTGATAGCTTAAAGGGAATTTCTCAGAATGAAGTGGAGCAAGATGAGTCGGAAAATGATTTATTGGTGAATTACCTATGTCACACATACAGCTGcctaagaaatttgaaaacacCTGATTTACCTTCATTGATCAATGATTTGGtgatatttataaaagaaaacacatATAAAG AATCAACACAAAATGAGGAGCTTGATGGACAGACTGAAGCTGACAAAGAACCTACATGTATTGTAGTAAATTCAGTGGAAGAACAGG aacaaaatGGTGAAAGGACAAGTGCACCAAGTTCTAACCCAAAGGGTAAAGGTAAAG GAAACATAAAAAGGGGAAGAAGATCTTTGGCAGAGTTGGAAGAGGAAAACTTAATTTTGGACAACGAAAGGTTACGTGAAGAAACCAAGAGAATTAAACTAgaacaagaaaatttaaaattagCTAAAGAAGTTTTTATCTtgaaaaaacaaactttaatcTGTAAACTTCAGTCTGAGTTTCCTGACTGTGTACAAATTTTAAATGAACCATAA
- the LOC143062948 gene encoding uncharacterized protein LOC143062948 isoform X2 gives MVKSSVKVSSAISASIMAEKNKRGANWTTDEELALIDHANQREDALFGKMKGCGDVKIATIRQNGWKEICDILNARFTVRKRTAEEVKKKYYNLKQRSREKYDLQKRPKTGGGPVAKTTQAEELLISHMIEEKRTQLTGFAEGVDTDTIVSQPECSGSWISRQKEALDAYKELSESTQNEELDGQTEADKEPTCIVVNSVEEQEQNGERTSAPSSNPKGKGKGNIKRGRRSLAELEEENLILDNERLREETKRIKLEQENLKLAKEVFILKKQTLICKLQSEFPDCVQILNEP, from the exons ATGGTAAAGTCGTCTGTCAAGGTAAGTTCTGCTATCAGTGCATCTATAATGGCAGAAAAAAACAAGAGAGGGGCAAACTGGACCACTGATGAGGAGCTAGCCCTGATAGATCATGCAAATCAAAGGGAGGATGCCCTTTTCGGGAAGATGAAAGGTTGTGGGGATGTTAAAATCGCTACGATACGGCAAAATGGTTGGAAAGAAATATGTGACATATTAAATGC AAGATTTACAGTTCGTAAAAGAACAgctgaagaagtaaaaaaaaaatattacaacttAAAACAGAGAA gTAGAGAAAAATATGACCTACAAAAGAGACCAAAAACAGGAGGAGGTCCTGTTGCCAAAACCACTCAGGCAGAGGAACTCCTCATCAGTCACATGATTGAAGAGAAGCGTACACAGCTGACTGGGTTTGCAGAAGGTGTAGACACTGACA CAATTGTATCACAACCTGAATGTTCTGGATCTTGGATTTCAAGACAGAAGGAGGCTCTTGATGCCTACAAAGAACtatcag AATCAACACAAAATGAGGAGCTTGATGGACAGACTGAAGCTGACAAAGAACCTACATGTATTGTAGTAAATTCAGTGGAAGAACAGG aacaaaatGGTGAAAGGACAAGTGCACCAAGTTCTAACCCAAAGGGTAAAGGTAAAG GAAACATAAAAAGGGGAAGAAGATCTTTGGCAGAGTTGGAAGAGGAAAACTTAATTTTGGACAACGAAAGGTTACGTGAAGAAACCAAGAGAATTAAACTAgaacaagaaaatttaaaattagCTAAAGAAGTTTTTATCTtgaaaaaacaaactttaatcTGTAAACTTCAGTCTGAGTTTCCTGACTGTGTACAAATTTTAAATGAACCATAA